One part of the Paenibacillus silvisoli genome encodes these proteins:
- a CDS encoding KamA family radical SAM protein has protein sequence MAQPKYITDIRKITAITETERERLKRITDKFVFRVNDYYLNLINWNDPDDPIRKLVIPNEGELDEYGRWDASDEDTNYVVPGCQHKYKSTALLIVSEVCGAYCRYCFRKRLFRNDVKEAVSDVEAGLQYIAEHPEISNVLLTGGDSLILATPKLRSILKRLREIDHVRIIRLGSKIPVFNPMRIYEDAELLETIKEFSSPERRIYVMAHINHPREITAEAKRGFEALHQAGAIVVNQTPILRGINDDPVVLGELLDRLSWAGVTPYYFFINRPVAGNREFVLSLAEVYRIVEQAKARTSGLGKRVRLSMSHTSGKIEILAIENGKAYLKYHQSRDGQYGRFMILDCPPEASWFDELPGNEHYWKKPTKKTNAVVSVNEMPDLPTSRRTVADRYVIHD, from the coding sequence GTGGCACAACCAAAGTATATTACGGACATAAGAAAGATCACGGCGATCACTGAGACGGAACGAGAACGACTAAAGCGAATCACAGACAAATTCGTATTTCGTGTAAATGACTATTACCTCAATCTGATTAATTGGAACGATCCTGATGATCCTATTCGAAAGCTTGTGATTCCAAACGAAGGGGAATTAGACGAATACGGACGATGGGATGCTTCGGATGAAGACACTAATTATGTCGTGCCGGGCTGCCAGCACAAATACAAATCCACCGCATTATTAATCGTGTCCGAGGTATGCGGAGCTTACTGCAGATACTGTTTCCGAAAGCGGCTATTCCGTAATGACGTGAAAGAGGCCGTCTCCGATGTGGAAGCAGGTCTGCAGTATATTGCGGAGCATCCAGAAATCAGCAATGTGCTTCTAACAGGGGGAGACAGTCTTATCTTAGCAACACCTAAGCTGCGCTCGATTCTGAAAAGATTGCGAGAGATCGATCATGTTCGGATCATTCGCCTTGGCTCCAAAATACCCGTGTTCAATCCGATGCGTATTTATGAAGACGCGGAGTTGCTTGAAACGATTAAGGAGTTTTCTTCTCCAGAGCGAAGAATTTATGTGATGGCTCATATTAATCATCCCCGGGAAATCACGGCAGAAGCCAAACGAGGATTCGAAGCGCTGCATCAAGCAGGGGCAATCGTCGTAAACCAAACCCCGATTCTTAGGGGAATCAACGACGATCCGGTTGTTTTGGGAGAGCTTCTTGACCGACTCTCATGGGCTGGCGTAACGCCTTATTATTTCTTTATTAACCGTCCGGTAGCCGGCAATCGGGAGTTTGTCCTTTCACTGGCCGAGGTTTATCGAATCGTGGAACAAGCCAAAGCAAGAACTTCGGGTCTTGGAAAACGGGTCCGGCTATCCATGAGCCATACATCCGGAAAAATCGAAATTCTTGCTATCGAAAATGGGAAAGCGTATCTCAAATATCATCAGTCCAGAGATGGGCAATACGGTCGGTTTATGATCTTGGACTGCCCGCCGGAAGCTTCATGGTTCGATGAATTGCCTGGGAACGAGCATTATTGGAAGAAGCCGACTAAGAAAACGAATGCCGTTGTTTCTGTAAACGAAATGCCGGATCTTCCGACGAGCAGAAGGACAGTGGCGGACAGGTACGTCATCCATGACTAA
- a CDS encoding TIR domain-containing protein has translation MDAKQLTYKLYISRSWNHSFAFNELDNLFHSINQSSGGENDCFSFQLAPSPEYKGRRRYELIREKMRECDAVIVLCGVYNSYSDWISKEIVASKHELNKPIIAIRLYKERTISPMIKKHADRIVELNADQILDAISEFIDRS, from the coding sequence GTGGACGCTAAACAGTTGACGTATAAACTATACATTAGCCGATCTTGGAACCATAGCTTTGCTTTTAACGAATTGGACAACTTGTTTCATTCGATCAATCAAAGCAGTGGAGGGGAAAACGATTGTTTCTCCTTTCAGCTCGCGCCTTCTCCCGAGTATAAAGGACGTCGGCGATACGAACTAATTCGAGAGAAAATGAGAGAGTGCGACGCAGTAATTGTGTTATGCGGCGTCTACAATTCTTATAGCGATTGGATCAGTAAAGAAATTGTAGCCAGTAAACATGAGTTGAATAAGCCGATCATAGCTATTCGATTGTATAAAGAACGAACGATTTCACCCATGATCAAGAAGCATGCGGATCGTATTGTCGAACTAAACGCGGATCAAATATTGGATGCAATCTCAGAATTTATCGATCGATCATAA
- a CDS encoding DUF421 domain-containing protein, which translates to MENIFGSIEKLSIWGYFLRTIVIGVLVYFAAKFLPRRSGGQYSAFDFTFFWLIGGLIVTPLAVSKVPLSNMLTASVTVYLLHYIHSYLVVKSRRLAHILVGRPTILVENGNVHKDKMKKNLYNIEILLSQLRYMRVANPKQIAYAVLETNGQISVLKSSSAQPVTPSDLNIPISKTIMPVVLINDGDVIAENLHGIGWSLERLEEELTKKGVAHLRDIYLATIDEAGELYYSVK; encoded by the coding sequence TTGGAAAATATATTTGGATCCATAGAAAAACTAAGTATCTGGGGGTATTTTCTTCGGACAATTGTTATCGGTGTTCTGGTTTATTTTGCCGCGAAATTTTTACCCCGGCGATCCGGAGGGCAGTATTCTGCTTTTGACTTTACCTTCTTCTGGTTAATTGGTGGTTTAATTGTGACTCCACTCGCCGTATCCAAAGTGCCACTTTCGAATATGCTAACCGCTTCGGTAACGGTTTACTTATTGCACTACATCCATTCCTATCTGGTGGTGAAAAGCCGCCGGCTCGCCCATATTCTTGTCGGAAGGCCTACTATCTTGGTGGAAAATGGTAACGTTCATAAAGATAAAATGAAAAAGAACTTATATAATATTGAAATACTGTTGTCCCAGTTACGGTACATGAGAGTTGCTAATCCAAAGCAAATCGCCTACGCCGTTCTTGAAACCAATGGTCAAATCAGCGTATTAAAAAGCAGTTCGGCTCAACCGGTAACCCCCAGTGACTTGAATATTCCAATATCCAAAACGATCATGCCCGTGGTCCTGATCAATGATGGAGATGTAATAGCGGAAAATCTGCATGGAATTGGATGGAGTCTGGAGAGATTGGAGGAGGAATTAACAAAGAAAGGAGTTGCCCATCTGAGAGATATCTATTTGGCAACGATTGATGAGGCAGGAGAACTCTATTATTCGGTAAAATAA
- a CDS encoding mechanosensitive ion channel family protein: MNFVDRFTDWFHAVHWLHVAIAIAIAMLFLLFRKLCTKYVFTFLANRFHRRESLSSWTRAFEKPLSYGFALLGFYLAFAYALSTYWEHQLGIHLIFRSGIIILIGWGVYNVSASSSMLLEQLGKRFGLDESSMLIPFLSKLLRTVIVILILTIVGSEWGFSINGLVAGMGLGSLAIALAAKETLSNMFGGIVIIMEKPFSKGDWILTPSAEGIVEDITFRSTQIRTFANSVVTVPNSTIANQAITNWSKMGKRRISFTLKVALDSERDNLIEAIARMDTMLKSNDHVDPETILVRFDEFQEGSLGIFFYFFTKTTVWSEYLAIKQEINLEILRILEDEGVRLAYPVQRIFIESDRSLSNMSVS, from the coding sequence TTGAATTTTGTCGACAGGTTTACCGACTGGTTTCATGCGGTTCATTGGCTTCATGTTGCGATTGCGATTGCCATTGCCATGCTCTTTTTACTCTTTCGAAAGCTATGTACGAAATATGTCTTCACGTTCTTGGCAAACAGATTCCATCGAAGAGAGAGCTTGTCGTCTTGGACGAGGGCGTTCGAGAAACCGCTAAGTTACGGGTTTGCTCTTCTAGGCTTCTATTTGGCATTTGCCTACGCGCTATCAACGTATTGGGAGCATCAGCTGGGTATCCATCTCATTTTCCGAAGCGGGATCATCATTTTGATAGGCTGGGGAGTCTACAATGTATCCGCTTCTTCATCTATGCTTCTCGAACAGCTTGGCAAACGATTCGGTCTTGATGAGTCCAGCATGCTTATTCCGTTTCTTTCCAAGCTGCTGCGTACCGTTATCGTGATCTTAATCCTTACCATTGTCGGTTCCGAATGGGGATTCAGCATTAACGGGCTCGTTGCAGGCATGGGCCTCGGCAGCCTGGCGATCGCGCTCGCGGCTAAGGAAACGTTGAGTAATATGTTCGGAGGGATTGTCATTATCATGGAGAAGCCATTCTCCAAGGGGGATTGGATTCTAACGCCGAGCGCGGAGGGAATCGTCGAGGACATCACATTCAGGAGCACGCAAATTCGTACGTTCGCCAACTCCGTCGTTACGGTGCCAAACTCTACGATCGCGAACCAAGCGATAACGAATTGGAGTAAGATGGGCAAACGACGCATATCGTTCACGTTAAAGGTTGCGCTGGATTCGGAGCGGGACAATCTTATTGAAGCTATTGCCCGGATGGATACCATGTTGAAATCGAACGATCATGTGGACCCTGAAACGATACTGGTTCGTTTCGATGAATTTCAAGAAGGCAGCTTAGGCATTTTCTTTTATTTCTTTACGAAAACGACGGTTTGGTCCGAGTACTTGGCGATAAAGCAAGAGATTAATCTGGAGATCTTGCGAATATTGGAGGATGAAGGGGTTCGGCTTGCGTATCCTGTTCAACGAATCTTTATTGAATCTGACCGTTCATTATCCAATATGTCTGTTTCATAA
- a CDS encoding glycine betaine uptake BCCT transporter: MVFRISLIVILLFVFWGAVAPHQLSYVADQTFAFSIGNFGWFYLMSTLTFLIFALYLAFSSVGSIKLGDDDDEPEYSTVSWFAMLFSAGMGIGLVFWGVAEPLSHYMTPPEGATGGTVEAARLSMRYAFFHWGLHPWAVYTVISLSLAYFQFRKGSKGLISPTFTPLLGKKLVNGPIGKIIDMLAVIATAFGVATSLGLGTLQINGGLNHLFGLPVSAMVQFVIIVVVTILFLLSATTGLDKGIKLLSNVNLLIAVTLMVFVLVMGPTAFIFDTFTLSLGGYLQNLIEMSLRLTPFTKGTWVGSWTLFYWAWWIAWAPFVGTFIARVSKGRTIKEFVLGVLLVPSAFGFIWFSVFGGTGLQLELFNHVELAKAVHEDVTSALFLTLEQLPLGTLIAGIATLLIITFFVTSADSATFVLGMLSSDGNLNPSNKIKVTWGILQSSIALILLISGGLNGLQTASIAAALPFAFILLGMCVSLNIALREEVKVRLKKERNMRKRLEKLMEEDAVTERR, translated from the coding sequence ATGGTTTTTAGAATATCTCTCATCGTTATTTTGTTGTTCGTTTTCTGGGGGGCTGTTGCCCCCCATCAGCTGTCTTACGTTGCAGATCAGACATTTGCTTTTTCCATCGGTAATTTTGGATGGTTTTATTTAATGTCGACTTTAACCTTCCTAATCTTTGCTTTGTACCTTGCTTTTAGCAGCGTTGGGTCGATCAAATTAGGGGACGATGATGATGAGCCGGAGTATTCAACAGTATCTTGGTTCGCGATGCTGTTCAGTGCCGGTATGGGAATTGGACTCGTATTCTGGGGAGTAGCCGAACCGCTTTCGCACTACATGACTCCCCCGGAAGGAGCGACTGGCGGTACGGTAGAGGCAGCGCGTCTTTCAATGAGGTATGCTTTCTTTCATTGGGGACTGCATCCATGGGCAGTCTATACGGTTATCTCACTTTCTCTTGCTTATTTCCAATTCCGAAAAGGCAGTAAAGGCTTAATCAGCCCGACTTTTACACCTCTACTAGGAAAGAAACTTGTCAATGGACCAATAGGTAAAATCATCGATATGCTCGCGGTAATCGCGACTGCATTCGGGGTTGCCACTTCTCTAGGACTTGGGACACTCCAAATCAATGGTGGATTAAATCACCTGTTCGGCCTTCCGGTATCCGCAATGGTGCAATTCGTGATCATTGTAGTCGTGACTATCCTCTTCTTGTTATCCGCGACAACGGGCTTGGATAAAGGCATTAAGCTTCTGAGCAACGTAAATTTATTGATTGCGGTAACGCTAATGGTATTTGTACTTGTAATGGGGCCGACAGCGTTTATATTCGATACATTTACTTTATCGCTTGGCGGATACTTGCAAAATTTAATTGAAATGAGTCTCCGCTTGACGCCTTTCACAAAAGGAACGTGGGTCGGATCTTGGACACTTTTCTATTGGGCTTGGTGGATCGCATGGGCTCCATTTGTAGGAACGTTTATCGCAAGGGTCTCTAAGGGCAGAACCATTAAAGAGTTTGTTCTGGGCGTCCTCTTGGTTCCGAGCGCGTTCGGCTTCATTTGGTTTTCCGTCTTCGGCGGTACAGGGCTTCAGTTGGAGTTGTTCAATCATGTGGAATTAGCGAAAGCCGTACATGAGGATGTCACGTCCGCCCTATTTCTTACGCTTGAACAATTGCCTTTAGGAACTCTGATTGCAGGCATTGCAACGTTGCTGATCATTACGTTTTTCGTCACATCAGCGGACTCCGCTACATTCGTTCTTGGGATGCTGTCCTCGGACGGAAATCTCAACCCCTCAAATAAAATAAAAGTTACTTGGGGGATTCTCCAATCATCCATCGCGTTAATACTACTAATTAGCGGAGGACTTAACGGATTGCAGACCGCCTCTATTGCGGCAGCGCTCCCTTTCGCTTTCATACTTCTTGGGATGTGTGTATCGTTGAATATTGCGCTACGTGAGGAAGTCAAAGTTCGGCTCAAAAAAGAAAGGAATATGCGCAAAAGACTTGAAAAGCTCATGGAGGAAGATGCTGTTACAGAACGTCGGTAG
- a CDS encoding DUF421 domain-containing protein has protein sequence MADAWKVLLLGGSAMPLWGFAVRAALLYWMMILVTRWMGKRQVGILTGHNYLVASGIVAISASRMVNPEHGLLEAFVILPVFAGLNIIQSYVDIKWPKFIGLEPIVLIENGQIQKSSLLQGLISIDELLGQMRLQGVHLMSQVAYATLEPNGKISVTKKNEYQPIQRNAFQLPEKNVFLPHFLIYDGTVYLENLKKLGLDMTWLKNKLLEKGIPEPQGVFVAMLEDDGTIYISLG, from the coding sequence ATGGCAGACGCTTGGAAAGTCTTGTTATTGGGTGGATCCGCCATGCCATTATGGGGATTTGCCGTACGGGCTGCTCTTCTCTACTGGATGATGATCCTTGTCACCCGTTGGATGGGAAAACGACAGGTCGGGATCCTAACGGGGCATAATTACCTGGTTGCTTCTGGTATTGTGGCCATTTCAGCATCACGAATGGTCAACCCGGAACACGGATTGTTGGAAGCCTTCGTAATCCTTCCCGTTTTTGCCGGTCTGAACATTATCCAGTCGTATGTGGACATAAAGTGGCCGAAATTCATTGGTCTAGAACCCATCGTTCTCATTGAAAACGGCCAAATTCAGAAGAGCAGCTTATTGCAGGGATTAATTAGCATTGATGAATTATTAGGTCAAATGCGCCTACAAGGTGTACATTTGATGTCTCAAGTGGCTTATGCCACCTTGGAGCCCAATGGAAAAATTAGCGTGACAAAAAAAAACGAATATCAGCCCATTCAGCGTAATGCATTTCAGTTGCCCGAAAAAAACGTATTTCTTCCCCACTTTTTAATCTACGATGGAACGGTGTATCTTGAAAATTTAAAAAAACTCGGATTGGACATGACCTGGTTAAAGAACAAGCTTCTGGAGAAAGGGATTCCCGAACCTCAGGGTGTTTTTGTAGCCATGCTAGAAGACGACGGGACTATATACATAAGTTTAGGGTGA
- a CDS encoding ectoine synthase, producing the protein MIVKHLNDVIHTKDDIDTKTWNARRLLLKKDGMGFSLHDTIIKAGTETLIWYKNHVEAVYCVEGKGEIEVVGGETYPILPGTLYALNGHEKHLLRAEKQLRMVCVFNPPLTGNEVHDEEGVYPLINT; encoded by the coding sequence ATGATCGTCAAACATTTGAACGACGTGATTCATACGAAGGATGATATCGATACGAAAACATGGAATGCGCGCCGATTGCTGCTGAAGAAAGACGGGATGGGCTTTTCGCTGCACGACACGATTATTAAAGCCGGAACGGAGACGCTGATTTGGTATAAGAACCATGTGGAAGCGGTCTACTGCGTCGAAGGCAAAGGGGAGATCGAGGTTGTCGGGGGAGAGACCTATCCTATTCTTCCCGGAACCCTGTATGCCTTGAACGGACACGAGAAGCATTTGCTGCGAGCCGAAAAACAGCTGCGAATGGTATGCGTATTCAATCCGCCCCTTACCGGCAACGAGGTTCATGACGAAGAAGGGGTCTATCCGCTCATCAACACCTAA
- a CDS encoding YetF domain-containing protein encodes MGSDLYFRYSLSCLREILIEEIDELHLRGKIVYKNLKELDLTEEWVLGELKKKGIFSAAEVFYAEIQQDGTLHIN; translated from the coding sequence ATCGGATCAGATCTGTACTTTCGATATTCACTTTCGTGCTTACGTGAAATTTTAATTGAGGAGATAGACGAACTCCATTTGCGCGGTAAAATCGTTTATAAAAATTTGAAGGAGTTGGATCTAACTGAAGAATGGGTGCTCGGAGAGTTAAAGAAAAAAGGAATTTTTTCGGCCGCGGAAGTTTTTTATGCCGAAATTCAACAAGACGGGACTTTGCATATTAATTGA
- a CDS encoding quaternary amine ABC transporter ATP-binding protein produces the protein MSIIEARSLTKVFGSDPDKTLQQLQQGWTKERILKETKHTVGVNRASFSIEEGQIFVIMGLSGSGKSTLLRLLNRLIEPTDGQILFKGKDIVGMSPNELREFRRKRMGMVFQKFALFPHRTVLQNVEYGLEVQGIDKQTRSQMARNSLELVGLSGWENNYPDELSGGMQQRVGLARGLANDPDILLMDEAFSALDPLIRKDMQDELLQLQSSMQKTIIFITHDLDEALRIGDKIALMKDGSIVQIGSPEEILMKPANHYVEKFIEDVDLSKVLTAAHVMRRPETIMLERGPRVALQRMREQGVSSLYVTDKSKRLLGAITAEGASAALKENLSLEDILIPVTPSVSPDTVLNELFEPMAATHLPLAVTDDANRLLGIVIRGAVFAALAGNTELEVGGTG, from the coding sequence TTGTCCATCATTGAAGCCAGATCATTGACAAAAGTATTCGGCAGCGACCCGGACAAAACGCTCCAGCAGCTCCAACAAGGATGGACGAAGGAACGGATCCTGAAAGAGACGAAGCATACGGTCGGCGTTAACCGCGCGAGCTTCTCGATTGAAGAAGGACAAATCTTCGTCATCATGGGACTATCGGGAAGCGGGAAGTCGACGCTTCTCCGGCTGCTGAATCGGCTAATTGAGCCGACGGACGGCCAAATCCTGTTCAAAGGAAAAGACATTGTCGGAATGAGTCCGAACGAACTCAGAGAGTTTCGCCGCAAACGCATGGGGATGGTCTTTCAGAAATTCGCTCTATTTCCGCATCGTACAGTACTGCAAAACGTGGAATACGGTTTGGAAGTCCAAGGTATCGACAAACAAACCCGAAGTCAGATGGCACGCAATTCGCTAGAACTCGTTGGACTTAGCGGCTGGGAGAACAATTATCCGGATGAGCTTAGCGGAGGGATGCAACAGCGCGTGGGGTTGGCGAGAGGACTTGCGAACGACCCCGATATCCTGTTGATGGATGAGGCCTTCAGCGCGCTCGATCCTTTGATTCGCAAGGATATGCAGGATGAGCTGCTGCAGCTCCAATCCTCCATGCAGAAGACAATCATCTTCATTACTCATGATCTCGATGAAGCGCTGCGAATAGGGGATAAAATCGCATTAATGAAGGATGGCTCGATTGTACAGATCGGCTCGCCTGAGGAAATCCTGATGAAGCCGGCCAACCATTATGTTGAAAAATTTATTGAAGACGTCGATTTATCCAAGGTTCTTACGGCAGCGCACGTCATGCGGCGCCCCGAGACGATTATGCTTGAGCGAGGACCGCGGGTCGCGCTCCAACGAATGCGCGAGCAGGGGGTATCAAGCCTCTACGTAACGGATAAGAGCAAACGGTTGCTTGGCGCAATAACGGCTGAAGGCGCTTCGGCGGCGCTTAAGGAAAACTTATCTCTAGAAGACATTTTGATTCCGGTAACACCGAGCGTCTCGCCAGATACAGTATTGAATGAGCTCTTCGAACCGATGGCCGCAACCCATTTGCCGCTGGCGGTGACAGACGACGCGAATCGGCTGCTTGGTATCGTCATTCGCGGTGCAGTCTTTGCAGCGCTC
- a CDS encoding DUF2179 domain-containing protein, which produces MSQLTIVLSIFGINIAYVTIFTLRLILVIKGRRGAASSLAIVEVFIYLSGLQLVLENLSSPVHMLSYCIGFGCGVYMGSRIEEKLALGYSVVQVISDSLHTSLPNKLREHGYGVTVWNGEGRNGPRLIMQVLVKRNNERKLLACIESMAPKAFVVSHEPRHIRGGFWAKLLEK; this is translated from the coding sequence ATGAGTCAACTAACCATCGTATTATCCATATTCGGCATTAATATTGCTTACGTAACCATCTTTACGCTGCGTCTCATTCTTGTTATTAAAGGCAGGAGAGGCGCAGCTTCTTCTCTTGCTATCGTTGAGGTATTTATCTACTTATCCGGTCTTCAGCTCGTGCTGGAGAACTTATCGAGTCCCGTTCACATGTTGTCTTATTGCATCGGCTTCGGCTGCGGCGTCTATATGGGCAGTCGGATCGAGGAGAAGCTTGCGCTCGGTTATTCCGTCGTTCAGGTCATTTCCGACTCTTTGCATACTTCGTTGCCGAACAAGCTGCGGGAGCACGGTTATGGCGTAACCGTATGGAATGGGGAAGGCAGGAACGGTCCGCGGCTGATCATGCAGGTTCTGGTGAAGAGAAACAACGAGAGAAAGCTTCTGGCGTGCATTGAATCGATGGCCCCGAAAGCATTCGTCGTTTCGCACGAGCCTCGGCATATTCGGGGAGGCTTCTGGGCGAAGTTGCTAGAAAAATAG
- the thpD gene encoding ectoine hydroxylase, producing MRADNRDTATIMDRYPSRLKNVPSVADRQEPVVYSQWSANSPLTQEQTNSYEQKGYLFLEQFFTANEIIEWKSELLKLSGMHHESDSEHVIREKGSNEIRSIFSVHAHNPVFSDLASHPKLLAITEYLLGSKTYVHQSRINYKPGFTGKEFYWHSDFETWHVEDGMPAMRALSCSIALEDNYPYNGPLMVIPGSHRKFISCVGRTPDHHYKQSLRKQEYGVPDQGSLTAFAEQEGIEMPVGKAGSVLLFDCNLLHGSSSNISPYPRSNVFIVYNSIENRLIQPFSGQHPRPEYIASRAVARR from the coding sequence ATGCGAGCTGATAATAGGGATACAGCCACGATCATGGATCGATATCCTTCGCGCTTGAAAAACGTGCCATCCGTCGCGGATCGTCAAGAGCCCGTCGTTTACAGCCAATGGTCCGCAAATAGTCCGCTTACGCAAGAACAGACGAATAGCTACGAACAGAAGGGGTATTTGTTTCTCGAACAGTTCTTCACGGCAAATGAAATCATCGAGTGGAAATCGGAACTCCTGAAACTGAGCGGCATGCATCATGAAAGCGATTCGGAGCATGTTATCCGAGAGAAAGGAAGCAACGAGATTCGTTCTATATTTTCCGTACATGCCCATAATCCCGTGTTTTCCGATCTGGCTTCGCATCCAAAATTGCTGGCTATCACGGAGTATTTGCTTGGCTCCAAAACGTATGTCCATCAATCCAGAATCAATTACAAACCGGGCTTTACCGGCAAGGAATTTTACTGGCACTCCGATTTCGAGACCTGGCATGTGGAAGACGGCATGCCGGCTATGCGCGCCTTAAGCTGCTCCATCGCGCTGGAAGACAATTATCCGTATAACGGTCCGTTAATGGTCATCCCCGGTTCGCATCGCAAGTTTATTTCTTGCGTCGGCAGAACGCCGGATCATCATTATAAACAATCGCTTCGCAAACAGGAATACGGCGTACCGGATCAAGGAAGCTTAACCGCCTTCGCCGAGCAAGAAGGAATCGAGATGCCGGTAGGGAAAGCGGGCTCCGTCTTGCTATTCGATTGCAATCTTCTGCACGGGTCAAGCAGCAATATTTCACCGTATCCTAGAAGCAATGTCTTTATTGTCTACAACAGCATAGAGAACCGGTTGATTCAACCTTTCTCCGGACAGCATCCTCGGCCGGAATATATAGCTTCGCGTGCTGTTGCCCGTCGATGA
- a CDS encoding GbsR/MarR family transcriptional regulator has product MNEEMNALTPEQLRSLHVSRQRVIDSIGKNMDLYGITLSIGHLYGYMYFQNDPITLDQMSETMGMSKTSMSTGMRTLMDLKMIEKVWGKGSRKDFYEVVPDWHQNFVDFFSIKWRKAIESNMTSLEKSLREIRVLRESEPDNGILRKITIIDEGKIIEALKYYKWLHRLIDSFETGEIFSYIPKEE; this is encoded by the coding sequence ATGAACGAAGAAATGAACGCTTTAACGCCTGAGCAATTACGGTCGCTGCATGTATCCAGACAGCGCGTGATCGATTCAATCGGCAAAAACATGGACTTATATGGAATCACATTGTCCATCGGACATTTATATGGCTATATGTACTTTCAGAACGATCCTATTACATTGGATCAAATGAGCGAAACGATGGGCATGAGCAAGACATCCATGAGCACGGGTATGCGAACCCTTATGGATCTGAAGATGATTGAGAAAGTTTGGGGAAAAGGCTCAAGAAAAGACTTTTACGAGGTCGTGCCTGACTGGCATCAAAATTTCGTGGATTTCTTCTCGATTAAGTGGCGGAAAGCCATTGAAAGCAATATGACCTCCCTCGAAAAATCATTAAGAGAGATACGAGTTTTGCGTGAATCTGAACCTGACAATGGCATATTACGCAAAATCACAATCATAGACGAAGGTAAAATTATCGAAGCTCTAAAATATTACAAGTGGCTGCATCGATTGATCGATTCGTTCGAAACGGGAGAAATCTTCTCGTATATTCCGAAGGAAGAATAA